One Cryomorphaceae bacterium 1068 DNA window includes the following coding sequences:
- the ruvA gene encoding Holliday junction branch migration protein RuvA has translation MYEYIKGHITFRNPSYSVIETSGIGYVFQHSLSTFEALGKQKEVQVFMHLAVREDAHVLYGFFEDAERIMFRHLISVSGIGPASAIAALSAMQPQELQEAIFAEDVNALKKVKGIGAKSAQRIIVDLKDKLGSLEVNFENFNGSSNTVRSEALKALQNLGFDRRKAQKIIDEVLKSADESIGIEDLIKRSLKSL, from the coding sequence ATGTACGAGTACATAAAAGGTCACATTACCTTTAGAAACCCTTCTTATTCCGTTATTGAAACAAGTGGTATTGGTTATGTTTTTCAGCATAGCCTCAGCACTTTTGAGGCTTTAGGCAAACAAAAAGAAGTACAGGTTTTCATGCATTTGGCTGTACGCGAAGATGCACATGTGCTATATGGGTTTTTTGAAGATGCTGAAAGAATCATGTTTAGACATCTCATTTCCGTTTCGGGAATAGGTCCGGCTTCTGCTATTGCGGCATTGTCTGCTATGCAGCCGCAAGAATTGCAGGAAGCAATTTTTGCGGAAGATGTGAATGCTTTGAAAAAGGTGAAGGGAATAGGGGCCAAATCTGCTCAGAGAATTATTGTCGATCTCAAGGATAAATTGGGTTCTCTAGAGGTGAATTTTGAAAATTTTAACGGTTCGAGCAATACAGTACGATCAGAGGCGTTAAAGGCTCTGCAAAACTTAGGTTTTGATCGACGGAAAGCACAGAAAATCATCGATGAAGTGCTGAAGTCAGCAGATGAATCGATTGGAATTGAGGATTTGATTAAAAGAAGTTTAAAGAGCTTATAG
- a CDS encoding NAD-dependent deacylase has translation MDKKKLVVFSGAGMSAESGIDTFRDHGGLWENHKIEEVATPEAFRNNPKKVLDFYNMRFEQLKSVKPNEAHLAIAQLEIEEIYNVKVVTQNVDDLHERAGSKTVYHLHGELTKCKSSGDESYVTEMPSGGLQVGDLCPSGFQLRPNIVWFGEMVTAMDKAVEIVTKADVLVVIGTSLNVYPAAGLAHMAPTHAQVFLIDPGYFDHLDPKIKHIKKPATAGFKDLISILLNR, from the coding sequence ATGGACAAGAAAAAGCTAGTTGTATTTTCAGGAGCAGGAATGAGTGCCGAAAGTGGTATTGACACTTTCAGGGATCACGGAGGGCTCTGGGAAAACCATAAAATCGAGGAAGTTGCTACTCCTGAAGCTTTTAGAAACAATCCGAAAAAGGTTCTGGATTTTTACAATATGCGCTTTGAGCAGCTCAAGTCCGTGAAACCAAATGAAGCTCATTTAGCCATCGCTCAACTCGAAATTGAAGAGATATATAATGTAAAAGTTGTCACTCAGAATGTGGACGACCTTCACGAAAGAGCAGGCAGTAAAACAGTATATCATCTTCATGGCGAGCTGACAAAATGTAAAAGTTCAGGAGACGAGAGTTATGTTACCGAAATGCCCAGTGGTGGTCTACAAGTTGGCGACCTTTGTCCGTCCGGCTTTCAACTAAGGCCAAACATTGTGTGGTTCGGAGAAATGGTAACAGCTATGGATAAGGCAGTTGAAATCGTAACAAAAGCTGATGTTTTGGTGGTAATCGGTACCTCTTTAAATGTTTATCCCGCTGCAGGTTTGGCCCATATGGCTCCAACCCACGCACAGGTATTTTTAATAGACCCCGGATATTTCGATCATTTGGATCCGAAAATAAAGCACATAAAAAAGCCCGCAACAGCGGGCTTTAAAGACCTTATCTCAATTTTATTGAACCGATAA
- a CDS encoding T9SS type A sorting domain-containing protein, with protein MKKLYAIVVGLLIGASTYAQTVIEPNEIAVEGITDQQSDVVANALVINQSSESQSYIWTREIVDITPEWFTAVCDVNLCHGPVVNDATFNLESGQEGTLDVHVYPSGFEGGAIVIVTVTNVNDSEDTDSATYYFNQALSAPVAINNALKIYPNPVVSEFFIDGADKVERIEIYNIAGKLVKEVQSFGQGSINVDGLGTGNYIVRMWNDANVQISTNVLSVQ; from the coding sequence ATGAAAAAACTTTACGCCATAGTCGTTGGGCTTCTTATTGGAGCTTCAACTTATGCTCAAACAGTGATAGAGCCAAATGAAATTGCTGTAGAAGGTATTACCGATCAGCAATCAGATGTTGTAGCAAATGCTTTAGTAATCAATCAGTCATCTGAGTCGCAGTCATATATTTGGACGCGTGAAATTGTAGATATAACACCTGAATGGTTTACAGCGGTGTGCGATGTAAATTTGTGCCACGGCCCTGTTGTAAATGATGCAACCTTTAATTTGGAATCCGGACAAGAAGGTACTTTGGACGTACATGTTTATCCCAGTGGGTTCGAAGGAGGAGCGATTGTTATCGTAACAGTTACCAATGTAAATGACTCTGAGGACACGGATAGCGCCACTTACTATTTCAATCAGGCACTCTCTGCTCCCGTAGCCATCAACAATGCTTTGAAAATCTATCCGAATCCGGTCGTTTCGGAATTCTTTATAGACGGAGCAGACAAGGTGGAGCGAATTGAGATTTACAACATCGCAGGTAAGCTCGTTAAAGAAGTTCAATCCTTCGGTCAAGGATCCATTAATGTTGACGGTCTTGGGACGGGCAACTACATCGTTAGAATGTGGAATGATGCAAACGTTCAAATATCAACGAACGTTTTATCGGTTCAATAA